TGTCGATAAAGTTGCCCAGACCTCCAGCAATTATCAAAATCAGTCCAAAAACCAACCATAGAGAATCCTCCATGTGTTTATGTAGATACCAAATGGCACCTACCATGACGACCAGTGTAATAACAGCAAATAACCACTGCTGATCTTGCAGCATGGAGAAGGCTGCCCCACGATTTTGCAGGTAGGTCAAGCTAACGAGATTGGGGATCCACGAACGAACTTCACCCAGTGGAATCTGCTGGACAACATAATTTTTGACCAACTGATCCAACCCAATCAAAAGCAGTACAATGACTGCTACTATTCCTCTTTTTTTCATGATTTCCTCTTTTGATCAAAATATTCTTGCATGACTTCTACGAAGAGAGTCCCAGCTTGGCTAAGCTCCACTTCCTCACGTTTGACGTAGACCATGCGGTTATCTAGATTATCCTTGAGACGAATGACTGTGATTCCATTGACACTGTCACTATCTAAAAATCCTGAACCTGTCGCATAGGCATCCGTCCGCTCCAAAATACCATTCAAAGTAGCACGGTCGGTCACATTGAACATCTGTGAGCTCGCGCTGGTGTCGACAAAGTTCTCTGAATAGTATAGATACTCATCCTTTTCCTGGGTGAAACGAACTGTTGGTAAATCCGCTAGGTCCTCCATGACCAATTCCTCTTTCTGTGCTAAAGGATGCCCTTCACGAAGATAAATGTGAGTCTGGAAAGGAATTAGTTCAATAACTTCTAAACCAAGCTTTTCAACCCGTTGCATAATTCCTTTTTGATTTTGATTGTTGAGGTAGATAATCCCAATCTCACTGTGTCCTTGGGCTACTTCGTCTAAGATTTGAACAGTAGTTGATTCAAAAATACGGAAGTTTTTGTAGTCAGGATAACGTTCTGAGAAGGCCGTAATGGTTGGTGGCAAGAAGTCATAGTGCTGACTGGCAATGGAAAATTCATCCTTTTCTTCCTCAGGATTGGCATACTGATTTTGAAAAACATCAAAGCCTTTGACCAACTCCTGCGCTTTTTCATAAAATTCCATACCACGACGGGTCAAAAACGTTCCCGAACTCGTCCGACGGAAAATCTTAAAGCCTAACTCTTTTTCCAAATCGCGCACAGAAATAGATAGACTTGGCTGACTAACATACATCTTTTCAGCAGCTTCACGGAAAGTACCACTATTGGCAATAGCCACAACATAGCGTAATTGTTGAATGTTCATCTTTTACCCCCAACTTCTCTATCTGTTCATTATACCATATTTTAGAAGTTTTCCAAAAAGGAAAAAAGTGGCCATCGCAAGTTTAAATCCAACTATTCTCTATTACATTCAAAATGGGTATCAAAACAAAAAATAGGCTCTCCGAAAACTCGGAAAGCCTTATTTTATGCTACTTCTAGCTTCCTCGCCTTTTCATTTTAAGGCTCGGGATAAAAAGGTTCACTGAACCTTTTTATTTAGCGATTGGGTAAACAGAAACCTGCTTCTTATCGCGACCTTTACGTTCAAAGCGTACTACGCCTTCAACTTTAGCGAACAAAGTATCGTCTCCACCACGTCCAACGTTTACACCTGGGTAGATGTGTGTACCACGTTGACGGTAAAGGATTGATCCACCTGTTACAGTTTGTCCGTCAGCTGCTTTAGCTCCAAGACGTTTCGCTTGTGAATCGCGTCCGTTTGATGTAGAACCTCCACCTTTTTTGTGGGCGAAAAGTTGCAAGTTGTTAAGAGTCATTTTTAACATAATGTTTTCCTCCGTGTTAGTTTTCTGTGATAACTCTGGTTTGGACGAACTCAGAAGAGTTCTCCGATAAGTTTGCCATACCTAAGAAAAATGATTCAAAGAATAACTGGGTCATTTCTCTCTGGTGCGAAGGAAGATCCTCTGGTATTTCAACCTTTAGATAGCCACCTTCATCTTCGTTTAATTCTAGGATTGGTTCGTAGCCTGCAAATTTCTCAATGGAATTGATAAAGTTAATGGCAAGCGTAGAAACCGATGCACACACGACATCTAAGCCGTATTCGCCACTTTCGGCGTGTCCAGTAATTTCCGCACTCCTCAGCTCGCCATCTTCGGCTCTCTCAAAGACTGCTTGTATCATGTGTTCTCCTTAAAAATTAAGCGTTGATCGCGTTGATGACAACTTTTGTATATGGTTGACGATGACCTTGTTTGCGGTGGCTACCTTTCTTAGGTTTGTACTTGTAAGTAACAACTTTCTTTTGTTTTCCTTGTTTTTCAACAGTTCCAACTACAGTAGCTCCAGCAACAAGTGGAGTTCCGACAACAGTGTTTTCACCACCAACAAGAACAACTTCGTTAAAAGTAACTTCTTGACCAGCTTCAACGTTCAATTTTTCAACGTAAACTGCTTGACCAACTTCAACTTTAACTTGTTTTCCGCCAGTTTTGATAATTGCGTATGTGCTCATTATGCACCTCCTATGATTTTTAGGGTTTCCCCGTATTTTTGTGAAGACTCGCCTAGCATCGTGGGACGAACCACTTAAAAGAAGAGCTCTAAGTATAACAAAGTTTAAATTTTGTATACGATGAGCAACGATGTTCGTGCGGTTGCACAGGACTGTGCATAGTCAACTCTTCGATTATAGCATATCTTCTTTTTTCTTACAAGCAAAATCAATTAAAATTCAGTTTTTTCTCTCCTTTTTTTCTCCAAGAAGCAAAAAGCATACTGAAGTAAAAGATACTCATCATAAGAGGAACACCTAGAATTGTCTTCTCCTGATAGTAAATCGTCAAATAAGCTGAAAAAACAACTCCGAAGACAAAACTGCTAAGCAAGCTAACAAAAATCAAGCCCTCTCGTAGGAAAGGCGTATGCTTAGTCCGAAAATAATCTCCAAAAGCCAACATGGTTCGTTTGATATTCCCGGTCATAAAAGCATTATTATAGGCAATCCCTGATACTTCTCCAAAAGCAGTTGTCACCAGTCCCATACAGAAGGCCAATGGCGGTACGAGATAGATATTCTCTACAGTTTGCGGCACAAAGCCAATAATTAGGGACAAGACTGCAAGTGGAATTACGGACAAAATTGGCTTTTTAACAATTCTCAATTTTTCCTTATAGACAGTTAATAAAAGGACCCCCATCATAAAAGCTAGCAAGGTCATTACTTTGGCACTGGCATCTGACACATTGTGTTGAATGAGTCCTACTGATAGAAAAACCACATTTCCAGTCTGTCCTGCCACAAGGGTATTTCCTCGCACGATAAAGGTATAGGCATCTACATATCCTGCGCAAAAAGTCAAAAAAAGCGCTAGCCTCTTAGACTGACGTGATATTTTTCTTATTGGTAATAATCTCATTTTCTCCCCCTTTTCATTTTATCTACCTATCTAAATATTGTACCACTTTCTTTGAGAAAAGCGTAGTCCATTTGAAAATTTTTACCATCTGTTGGATAGTCCTTCTTTTCTATGTTATAATGAAGGAAGGATCTAAAATCGGAAAAGGAGTATCTATGCTTAAATTAGGTGTCATCGGAACAGGAGCTATCAGCCATCATTTCATAGAGGCAGCCCATGCCAGTGGTGAGTACCAGCTGGTCGCTGTCTACTCTAGAAAGATAGAGACAGCGGCAACCTTTGCTTCTCGCTATCAAGATATCCAGCTCTTTGATCAATTAGAAAACTTCTTTAAGTCTTCCTTTGATGTAGTTTATATCGCCAGTCCAAATTCCTTGCATTTTGTTCAAGCCAAGACTGCCTTGTCTTTTGGGAAACACGTCATTCTTGAAAAGCCAGCTGTCACTCAGCCACATGAATGGCTAGATTTGAGGCAAACAGCTGAGAAAAATCACTGTTTTATCTTTGAAGCAGCTCGTAATTACCACGAAGAAGCTTTTACCACTATCAAAAACTTTTTAGCAGACAAGCAAGTGCTGGGAGCAGATTTCAACTATGCCAAGTATTCTTCCAAGATGCCTGACTTGTTGGCTGGGCATACGCCCAATGTCTTTTCAGACCGTTTTGCTGGTGGAGCTCTTATGGACTTGGGGATCTATCCTATCTACGCTGCTATTCGTCTCTTTGGAAAGGCTCATGACGCGACCTACCAGGCTCAACAGCTTGACAATAGCATTGACCTAAATGGTGATGGTATCCTCTTCTACCCTGACTTTCAAGTTCATATCAAGGCAGGAAAAAACATCACTTCCAATCTTCCTTGCGAGATCTACACAGCAGATGGTACCTTGACACTCAACACGATTGAGCATGTACGCTCAGCTATTTTTACCGACCACCAAGGAAATCAAGTCCAGCTCCCTATCCAACAGGCTCCTCATACGATGGCTGAGGAAGCCGCTGCATTTGCACACATGATTCAGCAACCAGACCAGACACTTTACCAGAACTGGCTGGATGATGCAGGTTCTGTTCATGACCTATTATATACCATGCGCCAGACTGCTGGCATTAGATTTGAGGCAGAAAAATGAAAACCAAACTACCTACTGAATGGCAAGAACTAAGTGACCAACTTGGTTTCCAAGAATTCACCCCCATTCAAACTCAACTATTTGAGCCTATACTTGCTAGAGAAAACCTTCTGGGAGTGAGCCCAACAGGAACTGGTAAGACCCTCGCTTACCTCCTGCCAAGTCTTCTCAGACTACAAAAGAAAAAAGCCCAACAACTCTTGATTCTAGCACCGAATACAGAACTTGCTGGACAGATTTTTGATGTATGTAAAACGTGGTCAGAGGCTATCGGCTTGACTGCTCAGCTCTTCTTATCAGGTTCGAGTCAGAAACGCCAGATTGAACGCCTAAAAAAAGGACCAGAAATTCTGATTGGAACTCCTGGCCGTATCTTTGAGTTGATTAAATTGAAAAAAATCAAGATGATGAATGTGGAAACTGTCATTCTGGATGAATTTGACCAATTGCTCGATGATTCTCAGATTCACTTTGTAGAGAAAATTACCCACTACGCACCTCGTGACCACCAACTCATCTACATGAGTGCGACGACCAAGTTTGACCAAGAAAAGATTGCTCCAAACACGCGCACCATCGACCTTTCTGACCAAAAGTTAGACAACATCCAACACTTCTACATGCAGGTTGACCAACGTCACCGAGTGGATATGCTACGAAAACTAGCTCATGTTGAGGATTTCCGCGGTCTGATCTTCTTTAATGGCCTCTCAGACCTTGGAAGTGCTGAGGAAAAACTACAGTATCGGGATATCTTGGCTGTTTCCCTCGCTAGTGATGTCAATGTCAAGTTTAGAAAAGTTATCTTGGAAAAGTTTAAGGACAAGCAGCTAACCTTGCTCCTTGCAACAGACCTTCTGGCTCGTGGAATTGATATTGATAGCCTAGAATGCGTCGTAAACTTTGATATTCCTAGAGACATCGAAACTTACACCCACCGCGCTGGCCGTACAGGTCGCATGGGCAAAGAGGGCTACGTAATCACTCTCGTAACCCATCCTGAAGAACTTAAAAAACTCAAGAAATTCGCAAGTGTACGTGAAATTGTTCTAAAAAATCAAGAACTCTATATCAAATAAGGTTGGCATTTGCCAACCTTTTTCTTATCCCCAAGTAATTTCTAATTGATAGCTGGCAAAAAGATGTCCCTCTTGGTTTTGCAGTTGGTAGGCGAGCTCAATCTTTTGCCCATCCAGTTTGTAGTGATTCGTTTGAATGATAAACTCCTGCATCCCCATTGGAGTAGGAATATAGGCCAAACTATCACTATCTTTTAGAAAACGCATGATGGTTTTGGGACTCGAGAAACGGGTCATCACCAGTTCTTGACTATGAAACTTGAGAACCACTTTTTCCTTTTCCTCATTGTAGAAAAGCAGATAGCTATAATCTCCCTTTTCACGCACTTCCACGTTATAGAGCTGGTCTATGACTTCCAACTGTTCATCAAACTGAATCGTATTTCGCATCCGAATCTTCACATCAGGTCCTCTTTCTTGTCTCTTGTCCTACTATTTTACCAAAAACTCTAGCTTTTTGCTATAATGGTCATATGAACGAAAAAGTATTCCGTGACCCAGTTCACAACTACATCCATGTAAACAACCAGGTCATCTATGACTTGATCAATACAAAGGAATTTCAACGTCTACGCCGTATTAAGCAACTAGGAACTTCCAGTTATACCTTCCACGGTGGGGAGCACAGTCGCTTCTCCCATTGTCTTGGAGTGTATGAGATTGCACGACGTATCACGGAGATTTTTGAAGAAAAATATCCTGAAGAATGGGATCCTGCTGAGTCTCTCTTGACCATGACCGCTGCGCTCCTACATGACCTTGGACATGGGGCCTACTCCCATACTTTTGAGCATCTCTTTGATACAGATCATGAAGCCATTACCCAGGAAATCATCCAAAGTCCTGAGACAGAGATTCACAAAGTCCTGCTACAAGTGGCACCTGATTTCCCCAAAAAGGTGGCTAGCGTCATCGACCATACCTATCCTAACAAGCAGGTCGTACAGCTCATTTCTAGTCAGATTGATGCAGACCGCATGGACTATCTCTTGCGTGACTCCTATTTTACAGGAGCATCATATGGGGAATTTGACCTGACACGGATCCTTCGAGTGATTCGTCCTGTCGAAAATGGCATCGCCTTTCAGCGCAATGGCATGCACGCTATTGAAGACTATGTCCTCAGTCGCTACCAAATGTATATGCAGGTTTATTTCCACCCAGCAACTCGGGCCATGGAAGTCCTCCTACAGAATCTCCTCAAACGCGCCAAGGAACTCTATCCTGAAGATAAGGACTTCTTTGCACGCACTTCTCCTCATTTGCTACCTTTTTTTGAAAAGAAAGTTACTCTATCTGACTACCTGGCACTTGATGACGGTGTGATGAATACCTACTTCCAGCTCTGGATGACTAGTCCTGATAAGATACTAGCAGACCTGTCGCAACGCTTTGTCAACCGCAAGGTCTTTAAATCCATTACTTTTTCACAAGAAGACCAAGACCAACTCGCAACCATGAGACAACTGGTTGAAGAAATCGGTTTTGATCCAGACTACTATACTGCTATTCATAAGAACTTTGACCTCCCTTATGATATCTATCGTCCCGAATCTGAAAACCCGCGGACACAGATTGAGATTTTACAAAAAAATGGTGAACTGGCAGAACTCTCTAGCCTGTCTCCTATCGTCCAATCCCTTGCTGGCAGTCGCCACGGAGACAATCGTTTCTATTTTCCAAAAGAAATGTTGGACCAAAACAGTATCTTTGCAAGTATCACCCAGCAATTTTTACACTTGATTGAGAACGATCATTTTACCCCAAATAAGAAGGAATAGAGGAAATATATGAGTATTAAACTAATCGCCGTCGATATCGATGGTACCCTGGTTAACAGTAAAAAGGAAATCACTCCGGAAGTCTTTTCGGCCATCCAAGATGCCAAACAAGCTGGTGTCAAAGTCGTGATTGCAACGGGTCGTCCTATCGCAGGTGTTGCCAAATTGCTGGACGACTTGCAGTTGAGAGACGAGGGTGACTATGTGGTAACCTTCAACGGTGCCCTTGTCCAAGAAACTGCTACTGGCCATGAGATTATCAGCGAATCTTTAGCCTATGAGGATTATCTCGATATGGAATTTCTCAGTCGCAAGCTTGGTGTCCACATGCACGCCATTACCAAGGACGGTATCTATACTGCCAATCGCAATATCGGAAAATACACGGTGCACGAATCAACCCTCGTCAACATGCCCATTTTCTACCGTACTCCCGAAGAAATGGCTGACAAGGAAATCGTCAAGTGTATGTTTATCGATGAACCAGAAATCCTCGATGCTGCGATTGAAAAGATTCCAGCCGAATTTTACGAGCGCTACTCTATTAACAAATCAGCTCCCTTTTACCTCGAACTCCTTAAAAAGAATGTAGACAAGGGTTCAGCCATCACTCACCTAGCTGAAAAACTCGGATTGACCACAGATGAAACCATGGCGATTGGTGACGAGGAAAATGATCGTGCCATGCTGGAAGTCGTTGGTAATCCTGTTGTCATGGAAAATGGAAATCCAGAACTCAAAAAAATCGCCAAATACATCACTAAAACAAATGATGAATCCGGCGTTGCTCATGCTATTCGTACGTGGGTATTGTAAAGTATGATAAAATATGAAAACCGCTCAGCTGAGCGGTTTTTATCTATTTCATCTTAGAATTAGCAATAGTTTCAAAAAATAAATCAGTTTTCTTTGATAACTCGATTGAGTGATCTGTCCATCCCACCAGATTATCATCAAATGATTCTATCGCAAATAAAAGTAGATTTCTTGCAAGTTCTTGAGTAATTAAATCTTTTGGTGTCACAATATTGTTATTTTTTCTATCACAATAAATTGCTTTTTCTCTTAAATCTTTTAATTCACCAGAATAAATAAATTTAAAAATCTTCTCCAAATTTTCATTAGAAATTGAATTTTTAATCCTTTCGCCAATACAAATAGTGTGACTCGCACCTACAATTTGTTTAGACTTATGATCTCTTAATTTATCTTTTCTCATATAGGAATCTGAACCTTTAATAAATATTCCCATTTGAATTTTTCCAACCTCTTCCAACACACTAATAGCTAAAAAAGATGAGGAGGTATATGAATCATTTATATATAAAACATATGAATCCGAAATCAACTGAACAACATGATCTAAACATTTATTCAATTGTTCAGTTGAAGAAATATAAAAATTGCTAGATCCGTTTAAGATAGATTCTATCTTATCAAAATAACAATCTTTATCAACCATTATTACTCCAAATTTTATAATCCATGATATTTTGTTAAAGTACTTCTAGCAGTTGCTTATCGATTCTACATCGACACTTTATATAATTCTTGTAATTTAGGGGCGGATTTGGGGCGAAACACCTCAAACCCCTAGTAAAATCAATAATTTATATGCCCCCTGCAGGAATCGAACCTGCAACTACTCCTTAGGAGGGAGTTGTTATATCCATTGAACTAAGGGAGCTAGAGAAAAACCCTGCTGGGTAAGCAGAGTTTTTTAGTCGAATTAACGACGGATTTCTTTGATACGAGCTGCCTTACCTTGAAGTGCACGCAAGTAGTACAATTTCGCACGACGTACTTTACCGTAACGAACAACTTCGATCTTTTCAACACGTGGAGTGTGGATTGGGAAGATACGCTCAACACCTACACCGTTAGAGATTTTACGAACTGTGTAGTTTTCTGAGATGCCAGCACCTTTACGTGCAATAACAACACCTTCAAAAATCTGGATACGTTCACGGTTACCTTCGACAACTTTCGCGTGTACACGAACAGTGTCACCAGGACGGAATGATGGGATA
This genomic interval from Streptococcus oralis subsp. tigurinus contains the following:
- the yidA gene encoding sugar-phosphatase, which translates into the protein MSIKLIAVDIDGTLVNSKKEITPEVFSAIQDAKQAGVKVVIATGRPIAGVAKLLDDLQLRDEGDYVVTFNGALVQETATGHEIISESLAYEDYLDMEFLSRKLGVHMHAITKDGIYTANRNIGKYTVHESTLVNMPIFYRTPEEMADKEIVKCMFIDEPEILDAAIEKIPAEFYERYSINKSAPFYLELLKKNVDKGSAITHLAEKLGLTTDETMAIGDEENDRAMLEVVGNPVVMENGNPELKKIAKYITKTNDESGVAHAIRTWVL
- a CDS encoding Gfo/Idh/MocA family protein → MLKLGVIGTGAISHHFIEAAHASGEYQLVAVYSRKIETAATFASRYQDIQLFDQLENFFKSSFDVVYIASPNSLHFVQAKTALSFGKHVILEKPAVTQPHEWLDLRQTAEKNHCFIFEAARNYHEEAFTTIKNFLADKQVLGADFNYAKYSSKMPDLLAGHTPNVFSDRFAGGALMDLGIYPIYAAIRLFGKAHDATYQAQQLDNSIDLNGDGILFYPDFQVHIKAGKNITSNLPCEIYTADGTLTLNTIEHVRSAIFTDHQGNQVQLPIQQAPHTMAEEAAAFAHMIQQPDQTLYQNWLDDAGSVHDLLYTMRQTAGIRFEAEK
- a CDS encoding DUF1934 domain-containing protein, whose translation is MKIRMRNTIQFDEQLEVIDQLYNVEVREKGDYSYLLFYNEEKEKVVLKFHSQELVMTRFSSPKTIMRFLKDSDSLAYIPTPMGMQEFIIQTNHYKLDGQKIELAYQLQNQEGHLFASYQLEITWG
- a CDS encoding HD domain-containing protein, producing MNEKVFRDPVHNYIHVNNQVIYDLINTKEFQRLRRIKQLGTSSYTFHGGEHSRFSHCLGVYEIARRITEIFEEKYPEEWDPAESLLTMTAALLHDLGHGAYSHTFEHLFDTDHEAITQEIIQSPETEIHKVLLQVAPDFPKKVASVIDHTYPNKQVVQLISSQIDADRMDYLLRDSYFTGASYGEFDLTRILRVIRPVENGIAFQRNGMHAIEDYVLSRYQMYMQVYFHPATRAMEVLLQNLLKRAKELYPEDKDFFARTSPHLLPFFEKKVTLSDYLALDDGVMNTYFQLWMTSPDKILADLSQRFVNRKVFKSITFSQEDQDQLATMRQLVEEIGFDPDYYTAIHKNFDLPYDIYRPESENPRTQIEILQKNGELAELSSLSPIVQSLAGSRHGDNRFYFPKEMLDQNSIFASITQQFLHLIENDHFTPNKKE
- the rpmA gene encoding 50S ribosomal protein L27, with the translated sequence MLKMTLNNLQLFAHKKGGGSTSNGRDSQAKRLGAKAADGQTVTGGSILYRQRGTHIYPGVNVGRGGDDTLFAKVEGVVRFERKGRDKKQVSVYPIAK
- a CDS encoding ribosomal-processing cysteine protease Prp translates to MIQAVFERAEDGELRSAEITGHAESGEYGLDVVCASVSTLAINFINSIEKFAGYEPILELNEDEGGYLKVEIPEDLPSHQREMTQLFFESFFLGMANLSENSSEFVQTRVITEN
- the rplS gene encoding 50S ribosomal protein L19, which gives rise to MNPLIQSLTEGQLRTDIPSFRPGDTVRVHAKVVEGNRERIQIFEGVVIARKGAGISENYTVRKISNGVGVERIFPIHTPRVEKIEVVRYGKVRRAKLYYLRALQGKAARIKEIRR
- a CDS encoding LysR family transcriptional regulator, which produces MNIQQLRYVVAIANSGTFREAAEKMYVSQPSLSISVRDLEKELGFKIFRRTSSGTFLTRRGMEFYEKAQELVKGFDVFQNQYANPEEEKDEFSIASQHYDFLPPTITAFSERYPDYKNFRIFESTTVQILDEVAQGHSEIGIIYLNNQNQKGIMQRVEKLGLEVIELIPFQTHIYLREGHPLAQKEELVMEDLADLPTVRFTQEKDEYLYYSENFVDTSASSQMFNVTDRATLNGILERTDAYATGSGFLDSDSVNGITVIRLKDNLDNRMVYVKREEVELSQAGTLFVEVMQEYFDQKRKS
- a CDS encoding DEAD/DEAH box helicase; this translates as MKTKLPTEWQELSDQLGFQEFTPIQTQLFEPILARENLLGVSPTGTGKTLAYLLPSLLRLQKKKAQQLLILAPNTELAGQIFDVCKTWSEAIGLTAQLFLSGSSQKRQIERLKKGPEILIGTPGRIFELIKLKKIKMMNVETVILDEFDQLLDDSQIHFVEKITHYAPRDHQLIYMSATTKFDQEKIAPNTRTIDLSDQKLDNIQHFYMQVDQRHRVDMLRKLAHVEDFRGLIFFNGLSDLGSAEEKLQYRDILAVSLASDVNVKFRKVILEKFKDKQLTLLLATDLLARGIDIDSLECVVNFDIPRDIETYTHRAGRTGRMGKEGYVITLVTHPEELKKLKKFASVREIVLKNQELYIK
- a CDS encoding YoaK family protein, translating into MRLLPIRKISRQSKRLALFLTFCAGYVDAYTFIVRGNTLVAGQTGNVVFLSVGLIQHNVSDASAKVMTLLAFMMGVLLLTVYKEKLRIVKKPILSVIPLAVLSLIIGFVPQTVENIYLVPPLAFCMGLVTTAFGEVSGIAYNNAFMTGNIKRTMLAFGDYFRTKHTPFLREGLIFVSLLSSFVFGVVFSAYLTIYYQEKTILGVPLMMSIFYFSMLFASWRKKGEKKLNFN
- the rplU gene encoding 50S ribosomal protein L21 — its product is MSTYAIIKTGGKQVKVEVGQAVYVEKLNVEAGQEVTFNEVVLVGGENTVVGTPLVAGATVVGTVEKQGKQKKVVTYKYKPKKGSHRKQGHRQPYTKVVINAINA
- a CDS encoding AbiV family abortive infection protein: MVDKDCYFDKIESILNGSSNFYISSTEQLNKCLDHVVQLISDSYVLYINDSYTSSSFLAISVLEEVGKIQMGIFIKGSDSYMRKDKLRDHKSKQIVGASHTICIGERIKNSISNENLEKIFKFIYSGELKDLREKAIYCDRKNNNIVTPKDLITQELARNLLLFAIESFDDNLVGWTDHSIELSKKTDLFFETIANSKMK
- a CDS encoding AraC family transcriptional regulator, which codes for MFIFYPQLLYLFIIPYFRSFPKRKKVAIASLNPTILYYIQNGYQNKK
- the lspA gene encoding signal peptidase II is translated as MKKRGIVAVIVLLLIGLDQLVKNYVVQQIPLGEVRSWIPNLVSLTYLQNRGAAFSMLQDQQWLFAVITLVVMVGAIWYLHKHMEDSLWLVFGLILIIAGGLGNFIDRMSQGFVVDMFHLDFINFAIFNVADSYLTVGVIVLLIAMLKEEVNGNKN